A window from Chryseobacterium vaccae encodes these proteins:
- a CDS encoding YchJ family protein translates to MDCPCCSGKPYEECCSPYHKGEQHAPTAEALMRSRFSAFAIPNGEYLMETTLPGKRKFHNKKDLQEWGEINEWTKLEIIRTPALNHVEFKAYYTDQDGQQQLHHEFSVFQKMHERWYYVSGEFLS, encoded by the coding sequence ATGGACTGTCCCTGCTGTTCTGGAAAACCGTATGAAGAATGCTGCAGCCCTTATCACAAAGGAGAACAGCATGCTCCTACAGCCGAAGCGTTAATGCGTTCACGGTTTTCGGCATTTGCCATTCCCAACGGGGAATATCTTATGGAAACCACCCTTCCCGGAAAACGAAAATTTCATAACAAAAAGGATCTTCAGGAGTGGGGCGAGATCAATGAATGGACAAAACTGGAAATTATCCGGACCCCGGCATTAAATCATGTAGAGTTTAAGGCCTATTATACGGATCAGGACGGACAGCAGCAGCTCCACCACGAGTTTTCCGTATTCCAGAAAATGCATGAGCGATGGTATTATGTTTCAGGTGAATTTTTAAGTTAA
- a CDS encoding M3 family metallopeptidase encodes MKNISSVLLISALALNQSCTTMKKTDTQQEAPVTDPSLSSNPFMKKSKLQYEAPEFNKIKNEHFKPAFDFGLKQQDAEILKIANNPEAPTFENTIVALEKSGEVLKRAVIVFSNLTSANTNPTLQALDEEYAPIFAAHSDKMYLNENLYKRIKSIKEDGLDAEGKRLVQYYKQNFEIAGANLSAADKEKLKQINQELASLSTQYSNKLLEARKQGGVFFSDAKELDGLSADEIAAAAADAKTAGQPGKYLLALQNTTQQPLLQNMKNRASREKLFKASWQRAEKGDASDTRETIEKLAALRLKKAQTLGKKSFADWKLQDQMAKTPEAATKLMNQIASPAVETAKHEAKDIQDLIDQQKGGFKVEPWDWNFYAEQVRKAKYDLDENQIKPYFEVTTVLEKGVFYAAEKFYGLTFKKRTDLPVYHPDVVTYEVFDHDGKSIAIYYLDFYTRDSKNGGAWMSNFVEQSYLLGTKPVIVNCYNYQKPAPGKPSLISYDDVSTMFHEFGHSIHGMFASQKYPSLSGTNVPRDFVEFPSQINEHWALDPVVLKNYALHYETKQPIPQALVDKIKKASTFNQGYMTTELVSAAALDMDWHTVTNESQLIPVLDFEKQSLNNHGFTLATVPPRYHTPYFAHIWGGGYSAGYYAYLWSETLDNDAWEWIKNNGGLTRENGDRFRKYILSVGNSVDLNQAFRDFTGHDPDIKPLLRSRGFIK; translated from the coding sequence ATGAAAAATATTTCATCGGTATTGTTAATTTCTGCTTTGGCACTTAACCAATCTTGTACTACAATGAAGAAAACCGATACTCAACAGGAGGCTCCTGTTACCGATCCGTCTTTATCTTCCAATCCTTTTATGAAGAAGAGCAAGCTTCAATATGAAGCACCGGAATTCAATAAAATTAAGAACGAACACTTCAAACCGGCATTTGACTTCGGACTAAAGCAGCAGGATGCTGAAATTCTGAAGATCGCCAATAATCCGGAAGCTCCTACTTTTGAAAATACAATTGTTGCCCTAGAAAAAAGCGGTGAAGTATTAAAAAGAGCGGTTATTGTATTCTCTAACCTTACCAGCGCTAATACCAACCCTACCCTTCAGGCTTTAGACGAAGAATATGCTCCTATATTTGCAGCACATTCTGATAAAATGTACCTGAACGAAAACCTATACAAAAGAATCAAATCGATAAAAGAAGACGGTCTGGATGCTGAAGGAAAAAGACTGGTACAATACTACAAACAGAATTTTGAAATTGCAGGTGCCAACCTTTCTGCAGCGGACAAAGAGAAGCTAAAGCAAATCAATCAGGAACTGGCTTCACTTTCTACACAATATTCCAATAAATTACTGGAAGCAAGAAAACAAGGAGGTGTATTTTTCTCGGATGCCAAAGAATTAGACGGACTTTCTGCTGATGAAATTGCAGCGGCTGCAGCTGATGCCAAAACGGCGGGCCAGCCCGGAAAATATCTTCTGGCCCTTCAGAATACTACCCAACAGCCTCTTCTTCAGAATATGAAAAACAGAGCTTCCAGAGAAAAGCTGTTCAAAGCTTCATGGCAGCGTGCTGAAAAAGGTGATGCAAGTGATACCAGAGAAACCATTGAAAAGCTAGCTGCTCTAAGACTGAAAAAAGCTCAGACGTTAGGCAAGAAAAGCTTTGCAGACTGGAAACTTCAGGACCAGATGGCCAAAACACCTGAAGCAGCTACAAAACTGATGAACCAAATTGCTTCTCCGGCTGTAGAAACGGCAAAGCATGAAGCTAAAGATATTCAGGATCTGATCGATCAGCAGAAAGGAGGATTCAAGGTAGAGCCTTGGGACTGGAATTTCTATGCCGAGCAGGTAAGAAAAGCGAAATATGATCTTGATGAAAACCAGATCAAGCCTTATTTTGAAGTAACAACAGTTCTGGAAAAAGGAGTTTTCTATGCTGCAGAAAAATTTTATGGCCTTACTTTCAAAAAGAGAACAGATCTTCCGGTGTATCACCCTGATGTGGTAACCTATGAAGTTTTTGATCATGACGGAAAATCTATTGCCATCTACTATCTTGATTTCTATACGAGAGATTCTAAAAATGGGGGTGCATGGATGAGTAATTTTGTAGAACAGTCTTACCTTTTAGGAACAAAACCGGTGATTGTTAACTGTTATAATTATCAGAAGCCAGCTCCGGGAAAACCTTCCCTGATCAGCTATGACGATGTATCTACGATGTTCCACGAGTTCGGGCACTCTATTCATGGGATGTTTGCAAGCCAGAAATATCCATCTCTATCAGGAACCAATGTACCGAGAGACTTTGTGGAATTCCCTTCCCAAATCAACGAGCACTGGGCTTTAGATCCGGTAGTGCTTAAAAATTATGCGCTTCATTATGAAACCAAGCAGCCTATTCCTCAGGCTTTGGTAGATAAGATTAAAAAAGCATCAACCTTTAATCAGGGTTATATGACGACAGAACTTGTTTCTGCCGCTGCTTTGGATATGGATTGGCACACCGTAACCAATGAAAGCCAGCTGATCCCGGTTTTAGATTTTGAAAAACAATCATTGAACAACCACGGATTTACTTTGGCAACCGTTCCGCCAAGATACCACACTCCTTATTTCGCTCACATCTGGGGTGGAGGCTATTCAGCAGGGTATTACGCTTACCTGTGGTCTGAAACTCTTGACAATGATGCATGGGAATGGATTAAAAATAACGGAGGGCTTACAAGAGAAAACGGTGACCGTTTCAGAAAATATATTCTTTCTGTAGGAAATTCCGTAGATCTTAACCAGGCCTTCAGAGATTTCACGGGACATGATCCGGATATCAAACCTTTATTAAGAAGCAGAGGTTTTATTAAATAA
- a CDS encoding head GIN domain-containing protein, which produces MKSRNLFILSAFVLLASCNERHEKKNRENNGWVEKVINKESGPIKQKEFSGDFDEIEVSQAIDAEIIKSETERVVISAPENIINEILVDNSGGKLHIHYKPGIRVMNINKVTAKIYTKDFTRLNANSAAKITVKDKFTQEKTNIEISSAGNITGDLEANDFDITTDSSSNFSGKIWAVDLDIDASSGASIDISGKTKNADISSSSGSSVSASGVVADHVKAEASSGASVQISAVSSVKAEASSGGSVDISKKGPLQNVTKEESSGGSVSIQ; this is translated from the coding sequence ATGAAATCAAGGAATCTTTTTATTCTGTCAGCCTTTGTGCTGTTAGCATCATGCAACGAAAGGCATGAGAAAAAAAACAGGGAAAATAATGGCTGGGTAGAGAAAGTGATCAATAAAGAAAGCGGCCCGATTAAACAGAAAGAATTCAGTGGTGATTTTGACGAAATTGAGGTTTCACAGGCGATAGATGCTGAAATCATTAAATCTGAAACGGAAAGAGTAGTTATTTCTGCCCCTGAAAACATCATCAATGAAATCCTTGTGGATAACAGCGGCGGAAAACTGCATATCCATTACAAACCGGGAATCAGAGTGATGAATATCAATAAAGTTACAGCGAAGATCTATACTAAAGATTTTACCAGACTGAATGCTAATTCAGCGGCAAAAATTACAGTGAAAGATAAATTTACCCAGGAAAAAACCAATATTGAGATCTCAAGTGCCGGAAATATTACCGGTGATCTGGAAGCTAATGATTTTGATATTACTACAGACAGCAGCAGTAATTTCAGCGGAAAAATCTGGGCTGTAGATCTTGATATTGATGCTTCTTCAGGGGCCAGCATTGATATTTCCGGAAAAACTAAAAATGCGGATATCAGTTCATCTTCAGGCAGCAGCGTTTCTGCATCAGGTGTCGTTGCAGATCATGTGAAAGCAGAAGCATCCAGTGGGGCAAGTGTGCAGATCAGTGCGGTTTCCAGTGTAAAAGCTGAGGCATCTTCCGGTGGAAGTGTGGATATTTCCAAAAAAGGTCCACTTCAAAACGTAACCAAAGAAGAGAGTAGTGGCGGAAGCGTAAGCATTCAATAA
- a CDS encoding monovalent cation:proton antiporter-2 (CPA2) family protein encodes MESSLAMNTLIFLGVAIIMVPLARKFGLSSVIGYILGGIIIGPYVLRLTGKDVNDIMHASEFGVIMLLFLVGLELEPRKFWEMRKKIMGLGLTQMILTISLLFLVFISAGWRIDKAVAVAMCFALSSTAIVLQTLQEKNNFKTMAGEASFSTLLFQDIAVIPILAILPLIANYKATHHDNEIQILIQKLPEWLQAATVIFGVAFLILLGRYVFVPFLRYVSKSGMTELLTASSLFLVIGVSELMVAIGLSPALGAFLAGVMLANSEFRHELEAQINPFKGLLLAVFFVSVGSTINFNIIQNDPLFIFSTVLAVLFVKFTVLYAIGKFFRIDTPQSLFYAFALSQVGEFAFVLINYATDLYLLGPELNAQMMAVTAITMCITPILLIINDKFITPKFIKEIPEGEHDYNILDSDVSQKKIIIVGFGHFGSTVGRLLKANKISATVLDRDSDRVKLLRSYGFKVYYGDATRIPILRAAGIEDAEILVLCLDDPDDNKFIADLVREHYPTVKIFVRAKNRIDAYDYLNNGINHIYRETLGTAVDMAVDVLHETGMRKYAARRLGQRFMAIDKASIRRLAKAKDSDDEILLFTTKEILQREEELLAYDNLNFDHKGWEGSSSAEDEDEDNPD; translated from the coding sequence ATGGAATCCAGCTTAGCAATGAATACATTAATTTTTCTGGGAGTAGCCATCATTATGGTTCCGCTCGCCAGAAAATTTGGGCTGAGTTCTGTGATCGGCTATATTTTAGGCGGAATCATCATAGGCCCTTATGTTCTCAGGCTTACGGGAAAAGACGTTAATGATATTATGCACGCCAGTGAATTCGGGGTTATTATGCTTCTCTTTCTGGTAGGACTGGAACTGGAGCCCCGTAAGTTCTGGGAAATGCGGAAAAAGATCATGGGACTGGGGCTTACTCAAATGATTCTCACGATTTCATTGTTATTTCTGGTATTCATAAGTGCAGGATGGAGAATAGATAAGGCTGTTGCCGTTGCCATGTGCTTTGCATTGTCTTCCACAGCCATTGTTTTGCAGACCCTTCAGGAAAAGAATAACTTTAAAACAATGGCAGGAGAAGCTTCCTTCTCGACGCTCCTGTTCCAGGATATTGCTGTAATTCCTATTCTGGCTATTCTGCCGCTTATCGCCAATTATAAAGCAACACATCATGATAACGAGATTCAGATCCTTATTCAGAAACTTCCGGAATGGCTTCAGGCAGCTACGGTGATCTTTGGCGTTGCCTTTCTGATCCTTTTAGGCAGGTATGTATTTGTTCCTTTCTTACGATATGTTTCCAAATCCGGAATGACAGAACTTCTGACCGCTTCCTCCCTGTTTCTGGTAATCGGGGTTTCCGAGCTGATGGTTGCCATTGGTCTCTCCCCGGCTTTGGGTGCTTTCCTTGCGGGAGTAATGCTCGCCAACAGTGAATTCAGGCATGAGCTGGAAGCACAGATCAATCCTTTCAAAGGTCTTTTATTGGCCGTTTTTTTTGTAAGTGTGGGATCAACAATCAATTTCAATATTATTCAGAATGATCCTTTATTTATTTTCAGTACAGTATTGGCCGTACTTTTTGTAAAATTTACGGTTCTGTATGCTATTGGAAAGTTTTTTAGAATTGATACACCACAGAGCCTGTTTTATGCTTTTGCGCTGTCTCAGGTTGGGGAATTCGCTTTTGTATTAATCAATTATGCTACAGATCTTTATCTTTTAGGACCTGAGCTCAACGCACAGATGATGGCGGTGACAGCAATTACCATGTGTATTACTCCTATTCTTCTGATCATCAATGATAAATTCATTACTCCTAAATTTATTAAAGAAATTCCGGAAGGAGAACATGATTATAATATTCTGGACAGCGATGTAAGCCAGAAGAAGATCATTATTGTAGGTTTCGGACACTTCGGCAGCACGGTGGGGCGTCTTTTAAAAGCCAATAAAATTTCAGCAACCGTTCTGGACAGAGATTCGGATCGTGTAAAATTATTGAGAAGCTACGGGTTTAAAGTCTATTACGGAGATGCAACAAGAATCCCTATTTTAAGGGCAGCCGGTATTGAAGACGCTGAAATTCTGGTTTTATGTCTTGATGACCCCGATGATAATAAGTTCATTGCCGATCTGGTACGCGAACATTATCCAACGGTAAAGATATTTGTAAGGGCAAAAAACAGAATCGATGCTTATGATTACCTCAACAACGGAATCAATCATATCTACCGGGAAACCTTAGGAACTGCCGTAGATATGGCTGTAGATGTACTCCACGAAACTGGTATGAGAAAATATGCAGCAAGGCGACTCGGCCAGAGGTTCATGGCTATAGATAAAGCCTCAATCAGAAGACTGGCTAAAGCAAAGGATAGTGATGATGAAATTTTATTATTCACCACAAAAGAAATTCTTCAGCGTGAAGAAGAGCTGCTGGCATATGACAATCTGAATTTTGACCACAAGGGCTGGGAAGGTTCCTCGTCTGCCGAAGATGAAGACGAGGATAACCCAGATTAA
- a CDS encoding NAD(P)H-dependent oxidoreductase, whose product MKKTLVVFAHPYLEHSNSNVELINFYVRHQHYTLRDLYEEYPDFHIAAFRERKRLKNYDRFIFQFPLIWFGMPPLLRLWIDEVFDRDWLKEGEHNPLEGKEVYILVTTGGKERSFSKNGTYQYTVDELISGLIVSLKVFKADIRHLKIVYEANKLSKKEIILHKKEFTELLNQ is encoded by the coding sequence ATGAAGAAGACGCTGGTAGTTTTTGCCCATCCTTATCTGGAGCACTCCAATTCGAATGTGGAGCTCATTAATTTCTATGTCCGCCACCAGCATTACACTTTAAGAGATCTCTATGAAGAATATCCTGATTTTCATATTGCCGCTTTCAGGGAAAGAAAACGTCTGAAAAATTATGACCGTTTTATATTCCAGTTTCCTCTTATCTGGTTTGGGATGCCTCCTCTGCTGAGACTGTGGATTGATGAAGTTTTTGACAGGGACTGGCTGAAGGAAGGCGAACACAATCCATTAGAAGGAAAAGAAGTCTATATCCTTGTCACCACCGGCGGAAAAGAAAGATCATTCAGTAAAAACGGGACCTATCAGTATACCGTTGATGAACTGATCAGCGGGCTGATTGTATCATTAAAAGTCTTCAAAGCAGATATCAGACATCTTAAGATTGTATACGAAGCCAATAAACTCAGCAAAAAAGAAATTATTTTACACAAAAAAGAATTTACAGAACTTTTGAATCAATAG
- a CDS encoding TPM domain-containing protein — protein sequence MKLRSLKIVFSLMMLCFYTFVSAQYTIPPKPPVLYPVVDEAGLLTQQEKNELNNKLIKFADSTSTEIEVIIIRSTKGEDINFLATMFGEKWGIGKKGVDNGVVFLIASEDRTMAIQQGRAIEQYLTASVAGQIIDYIVTPHFRQGNWYEGINRGTSAIMEAVEGKFKPTETSSPSGNGSAFKVLIIAFVIFIIIAILFGNKGGGRGGGGGNYDDDDVIITRRGRRNYPGGFFPFPGGFGGGGFGGGSSGGGGGFGGFGGGGSFGGGGASGGW from the coding sequence ATGAAATTACGTTCTCTTAAAATAGTATTTTCATTGATGATGCTCTGCTTTTACACTTTTGTATCAGCACAGTATACCATTCCCCCAAAGCCACCGGTTCTTTATCCTGTTGTGGATGAAGCCGGGCTGCTTACCCAGCAGGAAAAAAACGAACTGAACAATAAGCTGATTAAATTTGCAGACTCTACCTCAACGGAAATTGAAGTGATCATCATTCGATCTACCAAAGGAGAAGACATTAACTTTCTGGCAACAATGTTTGGGGAAAAATGGGGAATCGGAAAAAAAGGGGTGGATAACGGCGTTGTCTTCCTGATTGCATCTGAAGACCGAACCATGGCTATCCAGCAGGGACGAGCTATAGAACAATACTTGACCGCTTCTGTAGCAGGGCAGATCATTGATTATATTGTGACCCCTCATTTCAGACAGGGGAACTGGTATGAAGGGATCAACCGTGGGACTTCAGCAATCATGGAAGCTGTTGAGGGAAAATTTAAACCAACGGAAACCTCATCACCTTCCGGTAATGGAAGCGCTTTCAAAGTACTCATTATTGCATTTGTTATTTTCATCATTATCGCTATTCTCTTCGGAAACAAAGGAGGCGGACGTGGTGGTGGCGGTGGAAATTATGATGACGATGACGTGATCATCACCAGACGCGGACGCAGAAATTATCCGGGTGGGTTCTTTCCTTTCCCCGGAGGCTTCGGAGGAGGCGGTTTCGGCGGCGGAAGTTCAGGCGGAGGAGGAGGCTTTGGCGGCTTCGGAGGAGGCGGAAGCTTTGGCGGCGGCGGGGCATCCGGCGGATGGTAA
- a CDS encoding TPM domain-containing protein has protein sequence MNKFLTHQQINSLVETIKSAEEYSTGEIRVHIDSNTEDQNAKTAFEVFRELCMNKTADRNAVLFHVNFEKKYLAIIGDIGIHEKVHQSYWDHLHDYITAEFAKGNYYKALKSAILETGIELKKYFPIQGENPNQLPNEITFS, from the coding sequence ATGAATAAATTCCTGACCCATCAGCAGATTAATTCCCTCGTGGAAACGATAAAATCGGCAGAAGAATATTCTACAGGTGAAATCAGAGTGCACATAGACTCTAATACGGAAGACCAAAATGCAAAAACGGCATTTGAAGTTTTCAGAGAACTCTGTATGAATAAAACTGCTGACAGGAATGCTGTGCTTTTTCATGTCAATTTTGAGAAAAAATATCTGGCCATTATTGGGGATATCGGAATTCATGAAAAAGTACACCAATCCTATTGGGACCATCTTCATGATTATATCACCGCTGAATTTGCCAAAGGAAATTATTACAAAGCGCTGAAAAGTGCTATTCTGGAAACCGGTATTGAGCTAAAAAAATATTTTCCCATACAGGGAGAAAACCCCAACCAACTCCCAAATGAAATTACGTTCTCTTAA
- a CDS encoding LemA family protein: protein MKNKGCLSAGTIGIALLIIVAVIFFWGKSGYNNFVGKEQNVDAKWSNIETVYQKRANLIPNLERTIKSYSKFEQETLTKVVEARSKATSINIDPSNMTEADMAKFQAAQGELSGALSRLMAVVESYPNLKADQQYINFQREYTAIENSIRTETVYYNDAAKDYNTSIKTFPNNILANFTNFKEKPYFKAEAGANKAPEVFKDE from the coding sequence ATGAAAAATAAAGGCTGCCTGAGCGCAGGAACTATCGGTATTGCGCTGCTTATCATTGTTGCAGTTATTTTCTTCTGGGGAAAAAGCGGCTACAACAATTTCGTCGGAAAAGAGCAGAACGTAGATGCTAAATGGTCTAATATTGAGACTGTTTACCAGAAAAGAGCCAATCTTATTCCTAATCTGGAAAGAACCATTAAATCGTACTCTAAATTCGAGCAGGAAACTTTAACAAAAGTAGTGGAAGCCCGTTCCAAGGCAACTTCTATCAACATTGACCCTTCGAATATGACTGAAGCTGATATGGCAAAATTCCAGGCAGCACAGGGAGAATTATCCGGAGCATTAAGCAGATTGATGGCCGTAGTGGAATCTTATCCGAACTTAAAAGCGGACCAACAGTACATTAACTTCCAGAGAGAATATACAGCGATTGAAAACAGCATCAGAACCGAAACGGTATATTATAACGATGCTGCTAAAGATTACAACACATCCATCAAAACGTTCCCGAATAACATTCTGGCCAATTTTACCAACTTTAAAGAAAAACCTTATTTCAAGGCAGAAGCCGGAGCTAATAAAGCGCCTGAAGTATTCAAAGATGAATAA
- a CDS encoding dihydrofolate reductase — protein sequence MITIVVAIGENRGIGSNNQMLWHLPKDLKHFKNITSGHPVVMGRKTYESIGKPLPGRTNIVISRKNDWFEEGILIVGSIKEALKFAKKIDEEVFIIGGGNIYKQTIDLADKIELTTVKATIEADTFFPEMDGKVWVKTNETCHEKDEKNPYDFCFQTFERIKTDEL from the coding sequence ATGATAACAATAGTGGTGGCGATAGGAGAAAACCGCGGTATTGGTTCCAACAACCAAATGCTATGGCACCTTCCTAAAGATTTAAAACATTTTAAAAATATCACTTCGGGACATCCTGTAGTGATGGGCAGAAAAACGTATGAAAGTATAGGAAAGCCTCTCCCTGGACGTACTAATATTGTCATTTCAAGAAAGAATGACTGGTTTGAAGAAGGTATTTTAATTGTTGGAAGCATCAAAGAAGCCCTGAAATTTGCTAAAAAAATTGATGAAGAAGTATTTATTATCGGTGGCGGGAATATTTATAAGCAGACTATAGATCTTGCGGATAAGATTGAACTTACTACCGTTAAAGCAACTATTGAGGCTGATACCTTTTTTCCGGAAATGGATGGTAAAGTCTGGGTAAAAACAAATGAAACCTGTCATGAGAAGGATGAGAAAAATCCTTATGATTTCTGTTTCCAGACGTTTGAAAGAATCAAGACTGATGAACTGTAA
- a CDS encoding DUF2892 domain-containing protein, which yields MNKYIKIVIAAVLILLGLYMMFFTRSLGWGIVVFLLASLPILLFFKNEYILLAFWQLRKQNMEKAAEWLTHITSYQAQLHKSQYGYYHYLLGLTQAQAHPTKVEPLMKKALEYGLNMKHDRAMATLNLAAAAISKGRKQEGQKLLDEAKRLDSAGMMTDQIKMMKDQLKMPTMQKHMHNPNMRQRGKFF from the coding sequence ATGAATAAATACATAAAAATTGTAATTGCGGCAGTTCTTATCCTTTTAGGACTTTATATGATGTTCTTTACGAGAAGTTTAGGCTGGGGGATCGTTGTATTCCTTCTTGCTTCACTGCCGATCTTACTTTTCTTTAAAAATGAATATATTCTCCTTGCTTTCTGGCAGCTGAGAAAACAGAATATGGAAAAAGCCGCTGAATGGTTAACTCACATCACAAGTTACCAGGCACAGCTTCATAAGTCCCAATACGGATATTACCACTATCTTTTAGGTCTTACGCAGGCTCAGGCACATCCTACGAAAGTAGAGCCTTTAATGAAAAAAGCCTTGGAATATGGTTTAAATATGAAACATGACCGGGCGATGGCTACCTTAAATCTTGCAGCCGCTGCGATATCCAAAGGAAGAAAGCAGGAAGGCCAGAAACTTCTGGATGAGGCAAAAAGGTTAGACAGCGCAGGAATGATGACAGATCAGATCAAAATGATGAAAGACCAGCTGAAAATGCCTACGATGCAGAAACATATGCACAACCCTAATATGAGACAAAGAGGAAAATTCTTCTAG
- a CDS encoding trimeric intracellular cation channel family protein, with protein MHEQFNFAIEVLGTISFAMSGSFAAMQKRLDPFGVLIIAFVTSVGGGTVRDLLLDIPVFWMHDLLMCALILITAIFAMVFKSIEKNFKVTLFIFDSFGLGLFTIIGVQKGLNAGIHPLICIALGTITGCFGGIIRDILLNRIPLIFRKEIYATACIVGGSAFLLMTKFTSLSYTFIQIFTIILIVAIRTLAVKYQWQMPKFYGYDHNSEM; from the coding sequence ATGCACGAACAGTTTAATTTTGCCATAGAAGTTCTTGGAACCATTTCTTTTGCGATGTCAGGAAGTTTTGCTGCCATGCAGAAACGCCTTGATCCGTTTGGGGTGCTCATTATTGCCTTCGTTACCTCTGTAGGAGGAGGAACAGTAAGAGATCTTCTGCTGGACATTCCTGTTTTCTGGATGCATGATCTGTTGATGTGTGCCCTAATCCTGATCACCGCGATATTTGCCATGGTATTTAAATCCATTGAAAAGAACTTTAAGGTAACACTGTTCATTTTTGACAGCTTCGGACTGGGGCTTTTCACCATTATCGGGGTTCAGAAAGGATTAAATGCGGGTATTCACCCATTAATATGTATTGCTCTGGGGACGATTACTGGTTGTTTTGGAGGTATTATCCGGGATATTCTTCTGAACAGGATTCCTCTGATTTTCAGGAAAGAGATTTATGCTACCGCCTGTATTGTAGGAGGTTCTGCATTTCTCCTGATGACGAAATTCACTTCATTATCCTATACCTTTATACAGATTTTTACAATTATACTGATTGTTGCCATCAGAACACTTGCTGTGAAATATCAATGGCAGATGCCCAAATTTTATGGCTATGATCATAATTCTGAAATGTAA
- the coaD gene encoding pantetheine-phosphate adenylyltransferase — translation MKIAVFPGSFDPITLGHYDIIERAAPLFDKLIIAIGQNSQKKYMFPLEKRMEFIQNSVAEFPNVEVDYFEGLTVDYCFEKNAQFIIRGLRNPADFEFEKAIAHTNRTLAHKKLETVFLLTSSGKSFISSSIVREIINHGGEYELLVPDSVRIEK, via the coding sequence ATGAAAATTGCTGTTTTCCCCGGATCGTTTGATCCTATTACTCTGGGACACTATGATATTATAGAAAGAGCGGCTCCGCTTTTTGACAAATTAATTATTGCAATCGGGCAGAATTCCCAGAAAAAATATATGTTCCCTCTTGAAAAAAGAATGGAATTTATTCAAAACTCAGTCGCTGAATTTCCCAATGTGGAAGTAGATTATTTTGAAGGATTAACGGTAGACTACTGTTTTGAAAAAAACGCCCAGTTCATCATCAGAGGATTAAGAAATCCTGCTGATTTTGAATTTGAGAAAGCCATCGCTCATACCAACAGAACACTGGCTCACAAAAAACTGGAAACGGTCTTTCTTTTGACCTCTTCCGGAAAATCATTCATCAGCAGCAGCATCGTCCGGGAGATCATCAATCACGGCGGAGAATACGAACTGCTGGTACCAGACTCGGTGAGGATAGAAAAATAA